CCGAGGTTGAACATGAGCGTCAGCTCGCCGTTCGGCAGCGCGCGATGCAGGGCGTAGGTCTCGTCGGCGTCGCCGCCCCATAGCTTCGCGACGTAACCCGAGACCGCCGGCGGCGGGTCGCGGAGCCACAGCTCCCACGCGACTTCGCCCGGCCGCTGGCGCCGCACCCGCGTGCGCGGGTGCGGCGCGAGCAGCTCCGGCAGCGGATTCCCGGATCGGTCGAGACCGACGTAGTCGCGAAGGGGGCTCGCCCCCATGCAGAGCCCATACCACGGACGCGGGCGCGACGTTCAAGAGCGCAGGTCAGCGCTCGGCGGCGTAGGACTTGCTGCGTTCGACCAGGGCGCGAAAGACGCCTACCGACGCGTCGTCGGTCTCCCAGTCGAGCTCGGGGTGCCACTGCACACCGACCACGAACGCATGCCGTTCGGACTCGACCGCCTCGACGAGCCCGTCCTCGGCCCACGCGACGGCCCGCAGCCCGTCGCCGAGCCGTCCCACCGCCTGATGGTGCACCGACTGCACCGTCACCATCGGCCGGCCGTACATCGTGGCGAGGCGGCTCTCCGGCGCGATCCGTACGTCGTGCGGGACCGGCTGCACGTCGGGCGAGCGGTGCACGACCTTGGAGCCGTAGACGTCGGGGACGTGGGCGATGAGGTCGCCGCCGAGCGCGACGTTCAGGATCTGCATGCCGCGGCAGACGCAGACGATCGGCAGATCGCGCCGCTCGAGCGCCGAGCGGGCCAGGACGAGCTCGAAGTGGTCGCGCTCGTGGCAGATGCCGTAGTTGGCCTCGTGCTCGTCGCCGCCGTACTGCTCGGGGTTGATGTCGCCGCCGCCGGGCAGGATCAAGCCGGAGACGACGTCGAGCGCCTCGGAGACCGGGCCCAGGATGGGCGGCAGCACGACCGGAACGCCGCCCGCCTTGCGAACCGCGTCGACGTACTCGCAGGGGACCGAGAACGAGAGCCGCTGTCCGCCCCGCGCGTAGCTCGAGATGCCGATGAGTGGTCGCACCACCCCTAGAGTAACGGCCGACC
The DNA window shown above is from Candidatus Eisenbacteria bacterium and carries:
- a CDS encoding gamma-glutamyl-gamma-aminobutyrate hydrolase family protein: MRPLIGISSYARGGQRLSFSVPCEYVDAVRKAGGVPVVLPPILGPVSEALDVVSGLILPGGGDINPEQYGGDEHEANYGICHERDHFELVLARSALERRDLPIVCVCRGMQILNVALGGDLIAHVPDVYGSKVVHRSPDVQPVPHDVRIAPESRLATMYGRPMVTVQSVHHQAVGRLGDGLRAVAWAEDGLVEAVESERHAFVVGVQWHPELDWETDDASVGVFRALVERSKSYAAER